From the genome of Ptychodera flava strain L36383 chromosome 20, AS_Pfla_20210202, whole genome shotgun sequence, one region includes:
- the LOC139119812 gene encoding cyclin-J-like isoform X2 — protein sequence MEVLEEWWKTSLAKDIHNSLRAKEEQQTEYHAQSPQINLRRYLVDWLAIISDPTNLHLCTTALHLAVALLDRFMDKFDVEESQLHLVALSCLLVAAKFEERDINIPEISRLNKYVDYSYKWQDFLQMELLLLDFFSWNVCIPTSAHFLEYYIQESIDHVFVFFNPSLVAASCIASARICLQLSPTWTKTLTKFTKYTWNHIAPCIEVMLQAHDADEKACNRKSSVVPSHNGFNRGYAMTRKT from the exons ATGGAAGTGTTGGAAGAGTGGTGGAAAACTTCACTTGCAAAAGATATCCATAACAGTTTACGAGCCAAAGAAGAACAGCAGACTGAGTACCATGCCCAGTCTCCGCAAATCAACCTGCGTCGTTATCTTGTGGACTGGCTTGCCATCATATCAGACCCAACCAATTTACATCTTTGCACTACAGCTTTACATCTAGCAGTTGCTCTGCTGGACAGATTTATGGATAAGTTTGATGTTGAAGAAAGCCAGTTACATCTTGTGGCACTGTCTTGTCTGTTAGTAGCAG CCAAATTTGAAGAAAGGGATATCAATATACCAGAGATCAGTAGACTGAACAAGTACGTTGATTATTCATACAAATGGCAGGACTTTCTGCAGATGGAATTACTGCTTCTTGACTTTTTTTCCTGGAATGTTTGTATTCCGACATCTGCACATTTCTTGGAATATTACATCCAAGAATCAATAG AtcatgtgtttgttttctttaatCCTTCTCTGGTGGCTGCATCATGTATTGCATCTGCTAGAATTTGTCTTCAGCTGTCTCCAACTTGGACAAAGACTCTGactaaattcacaaaatacacttgGAATCACATAGCGCCTTGTATAGAAGTCATGCTTCA AGCCCATGATGCTGATGAGAAGGCTTGTAATCGTAAATCATCTGTTGTACCAAGTCACAATGGCTTTAACAGAGGCTATGCCATGacaagaaaaacatga
- the LOC139119812 gene encoding cyclin-J-like isoform X1: protein MEVLEEWWKTSLAKDIHNSLRAKEEQQTEYHAQSPQINLRRYLVDWLAIISDPTNLHLCTTALHLAVALLDRFMDKFDVEESQLHLVALSCLLVAAKFEERDINIPEISRLNKYVDYSYKWQDFLQMELLLLDFFSWNVCIPTSAHFLEYYIQESIGENDLHAGRKLENPWKAKLYMEKYSNYFLDISLQDHVFVFFNPSLVAASCIASARICLQLSPTWTKTLTKFTKYTWNHIAPCIEVMLQAHDADEKACNRKSSVVPSHNGFNRGYAMTRKT from the exons ATGGAAGTGTTGGAAGAGTGGTGGAAAACTTCACTTGCAAAAGATATCCATAACAGTTTACGAGCCAAAGAAGAACAGCAGACTGAGTACCATGCCCAGTCTCCGCAAATCAACCTGCGTCGTTATCTTGTGGACTGGCTTGCCATCATATCAGACCCAACCAATTTACATCTTTGCACTACAGCTTTACATCTAGCAGTTGCTCTGCTGGACAGATTTATGGATAAGTTTGATGTTGAAGAAAGCCAGTTACATCTTGTGGCACTGTCTTGTCTGTTAGTAGCAG CCAAATTTGAAGAAAGGGATATCAATATACCAGAGATCAGTAGACTGAACAAGTACGTTGATTATTCATACAAATGGCAGGACTTTCTGCAGATGGAATTACTGCTTCTTGACTTTTTTTCCTGGAATGTTTGTATTCCGACATCTGCACATTTCTTGGAATATTACATCCAAGAATCAATAGGTGAGAATGATTTGCATGCTGGAAGAAAGCTGGAAAATCCATGGAAAGCTAAACTTTACATGGAAAAGTATTCCAATTATTTCCTGGACATCTCCTTGCAAG AtcatgtgtttgttttctttaatCCTTCTCTGGTGGCTGCATCATGTATTGCATCTGCTAGAATTTGTCTTCAGCTGTCTCCAACTTGGACAAAGACTCTGactaaattcacaaaatacacttgGAATCACATAGCGCCTTGTATAGAAGTCATGCTTCA AGCCCATGATGCTGATGAGAAGGCTTGTAATCGTAAATCATCTGTTGTACCAAGTCACAATGGCTTTAACAGAGGCTATGCCATGacaagaaaaacatga